The following proteins come from a genomic window of Halorussus halophilus:
- a CDS encoding PrkA family serine protein kinase has product MTETLEELSQRYQESMPEDLRETKSFDWYLDAVYDDPKITRNAHQRVADMFDYYGTEYDEDAGVVEYRLASEDPLHDGENTFYGREIHRAIHEFVNKVKSGARGLGPEKRIKLLLGPVGSGKSDFDRQVRKYFEDYTLRDEGRLYTFRWTNLCDVIHDQDPADDTVRSPMNQDPLVLLPIEQRQRVIDDLNERLDAPYSIRNEQSLDPASEFYMDELLAHYDDDLQQVLENHVEVIRLTADENKRQAVETFEPKDKKNQDETELTGDVNYSKIAIYGESDPRAFDYSGAFCNANRGIFSGEELLKLQREFLYDFLHATQEQTIKPKNNPRIDIDQVIVGRTNMPEYRDKKGDEKMEAFNDRTKRIDFPYVLEYDEESDIYRKMLGNADVPDVHIEPHTLEMAGLFGVLTRIEEPDTETVDLMQKVKAYNGETEDVDDVDTKKLREEGEEKADIGEGMEGVSARFIGDEIAEAIMNSTHRDRGFLSPLSVFNHFEGNLENHGSIPEENFETYYRYLEMVREEYKDRAIEDVRHALAYDIEEIQRQGEKYMDHVMAYIDDDTVEDELTGREQEPDESFLRAVEEKLDIPRDRKNDFRQEVSNWVSRRAREGSPFDPQDNERLRRALERKLWEDKKHNINFSALVSANEMDDDEQNAWIDALIDQGYSREGAKEVLEFAGAEVARAEMED; this is encoded by the coding sequence ATGACGGAAACACTGGAAGAACTCAGTCAACGCTACCAAGAATCGATGCCCGAAGACCTCCGGGAGACCAAGTCGTTCGACTGGTATCTCGACGCGGTGTACGACGACCCGAAGATAACCCGCAACGCCCACCAGCGGGTCGCAGACATGTTCGACTACTACGGGACGGAGTACGACGAAGACGCTGGCGTCGTCGAGTACCGCCTCGCCTCGGAGGACCCCCTCCACGACGGAGAGAACACCTTCTACGGCCGCGAGATTCACCGCGCCATCCACGAGTTCGTGAACAAGGTGAAGTCGGGTGCGCGCGGACTCGGCCCGGAGAAGCGTATCAAACTCCTCCTCGGTCCGGTCGGGTCGGGTAAGTCCGACTTCGACCGCCAAGTGCGGAAGTACTTCGAGGACTACACCCTCCGCGACGAGGGGCGACTGTACACGTTCCGCTGGACGAACCTCTGTGACGTCATCCACGACCAAGACCCCGCGGACGACACCGTGCGGTCGCCGATGAACCAAGACCCGCTGGTCCTCCTTCCAATCGAGCAGCGCCAACGCGTCATCGACGACCTGAACGAGCGTCTCGACGCGCCCTACTCCATCCGCAACGAGCAGTCACTCGACCCCGCCTCGGAGTTCTACATGGACGAGTTGCTGGCGCACTACGACGACGACCTCCAGCAGGTGTTGGAGAACCACGTCGAGGTCATTCGCCTGACCGCAGACGAGAACAAGCGCCAAGCGGTCGAGACGTTCGAGCCGAAAGACAAGAAGAACCAAGACGAGACGGAGCTTACGGGGGACGTCAATTATAGCAAGATCGCGATTTACGGGGAATCAGACCCCAGAGCCTTCGACTACTCGGGTGCGTTCTGTAACGCGAACCGCGGTATCTTCAGTGGTGAAGAACTGCTCAAGTTGCAACGGGAGTTCTTGTACGACTTCCTCCACGCTACGCAGGAACAGACTATCAAACCGAAGAACAACCCGCGAATCGACATCGACCAGGTCATCGTCGGCCGGACGAACATGCCCGAGTACCGGGACAAGAAGGGCGACGAGAAGATGGAGGCGTTCAACGACCGCACGAAACGCATCGACTTCCCGTACGTCCTCGAATACGACGAGGAATCAGACATCTACCGGAAGATGCTCGGGAACGCCGACGTGCCGGACGTGCACATCGAACCACACACCTTGGAGATGGCTGGTCTCTTTGGAGTGCTGACCCGCATCGAAGAACCCGACACCGAGACGGTCGATTTGATGCAGAAGGTCAAGGCGTACAACGGCGAGACCGAGGACGTTGACGACGTGGACACGAAGAAACTCCGCGAAGAGGGCGAGGAGAAGGCCGACATCGGCGAAGGCATGGAAGGCGTCTCTGCCCGGTTCATCGGCGACGAAATCGCCGAAGCCATCATGAACTCCACGCACAGAGACAGAGGCTTCCTGAGTCCGCTGTCGGTGTTCAACCACTTCGAGGGCAACCTCGAAAATCACGGCTCCATTCCGGAGGAGAACTTCGAGACGTACTACCGCTACCTCGAAATGGTCCGTGAAGAGTACAAAGACCGGGCTATCGAGGACGTGCGCCACGCGCTCGCCTACGACATCGAGGAGATTCAGCGCCAAGGCGAGAAGTACATGGACCACGTGATGGCCTACATCGACGACGACACCGTCGAAGACGAGTTGACCGGCCGCGAACAGGAACCCGACGAGAGTTTCCTTCGCGCCGTCGAGGAGAAGTTGGACATCCCGCGCGACCGGAAGAACGACTTCCGTCAGGAAGTGTCGAACTGGGTCTCGCGACGCGCCCGCGAAGGGTCGCCGTTCGACCCGCAGGACAACGAGCGCCTGCGCCGCGCGCTGGAACGCAAGCTCTGGGAAGACAAGAAACACAACATCAACTTCAGCGCACTGGTGTCGGCCAACGAGATGGACGACGACGAACAGAACGCCTGGATAGACGCGCTCATCGACCAAGGCTACTCGCGCGAGGGTGCCAAGGAGGTGCTCGAATTCGCCGGAGCCGAGGTCGCTCGCGCGGAGATGGAGGACTAA
- a CDS encoding DUF5820 family protein, translated as MSDNELPEGWTVWNDESEGRRILAYRPDVFDGGQFPAPCMPTIYVAPGAPNRPPAESEVGTPTVWRVEFFLEPDVQLTSPQTFDTRDEALDGARELADEFAAGELDFRGAYQVPREEYLDELDELTGRAD; from the coding sequence GTGAGCGACAACGAACTCCCCGAGGGGTGGACCGTCTGGAACGACGAATCGGAGGGTCGCCGAATCCTCGCGTACCGCCCGGACGTGTTCGACGGCGGGCAGTTCCCCGCGCCGTGTATGCCGACTATTTACGTCGCGCCCGGTGCGCCGAATCGACCACCGGCGGAATCGGAAGTCGGGACGCCGACGGTCTGGCGCGTGGAGTTCTTTCTCGAACCGGACGTGCAACTGACCAGTCCACAGACCTTCGACACCCGCGACGAAGCACTCGACGGCGCACGCGAACTGGCGGACGAGTTCGCCGCGGGCGAACTCGACTTCCGCGGCGCGTATCAGGTCCCACGCGAGGAGTACTTAGACGAGTTGGACGAGTTGACGGGGCGTGCCGACTAG
- a CDS encoding UPF0179 family protein gives MSTITLVGTRLARAGEEFVYRGESAACEGCPYRSQCLNLDEGVRYRISDVRDNAQTLECNVHDEGVSAVEVEPVGMKANVPAKNAYAGSKSSLAGPCPHTECPSHEFCEPTGVEFDDDYQIAEILGEPPHDYCMLDRDLTLVEFASKDE, from the coding sequence ATGTCCACCATCACGCTCGTCGGCACCCGCCTCGCCCGCGCAGGTGAGGAGTTCGTCTACCGGGGCGAGTCCGCCGCCTGTGAAGGCTGTCCGTATCGGAGTCAGTGTCTCAACTTGGACGAAGGGGTCCGCTATCGAATCTCGGACGTACGCGACAACGCACAGACCTTAGAGTGCAACGTCCACGACGAGGGCGTCTCTGCCGTCGAAGTCGAACCGGTCGGAATGAAGGCTAACGTGCCCGCGAAGAATGCATACGCCGGGAGCAAGTCGAGTCTGGCGGGTCCCTGCCCCCACACGGAGTGTCCGAGTCACGAGTTCTGCGAACCGACGGGCGTCGAGTTCGACGACGACTACCAAATCGCCGAGATTCTGGGCGAACCGCCCCACGACTACTGCATGCTCGACCGCGACCTGACGCTGGTGGAGTTCGCGTCGAAAGACGAGTAG
- a CDS encoding M3 family oligoendopeptidase has product MSLPAREAIDPEYRFDLTHIFETPAEWENSAQTLRGDLSKLQSRADRSLDSPASLRTLLEQTESCYRRKQRLNLYATLYENVNTDEERADDLLRQFRELESEFEPVVSGVRRCLRETDDDRLDAYVAELNDYRRYAEHLRAQAERVRSPDAEDAIAAHGEVRSAPTRIIEAVRNEDFDPPSVERPDGETVELGYGSYREEITHSNREYRRRVYEAYRGEFDRFEHVLSRAFAEKLAAAETEADVRGYDSVRDRDFRDTYPENGLEPSFPGEVHEAMLSAVQANLGPYHRAQEIRCERLGVESLQPWDLNVSIADAPEPEIPYEEAKLDILDALAPLGDDYVSRTSDFFEERRIDVYPTQNKRTDIPAYCPSSSADGAFVLANYREDVRTASYVCHELGHALNVSYHSEKPTRDATCPHAICEIPSILHEILLVEHWMREGGALADYAENRLLSLLGGNFYNAAMYSTFVHRLAGVVEESDDLSAERIRNTYAELLGEFRPEVDYDDRAGRNWLGWGTRVPYCSFQYVLGATGALVVRDRLREGSLSPEQYHDFLRNTGSKNLLAQFETVGIDVTSSAPYERAAETFAGYLAEFD; this is encoded by the coding sequence ATGAGTTTACCAGCAAGAGAAGCTATCGACCCCGAGTATCGATTCGACCTGACTCACATCTTCGAGACACCTGCCGAATGGGAAAACAGCGCGCAGACGCTCCGAGGAGACCTCTCCAAGCTACAGTCGCGCGCAGACCGGTCGCTCGATTCACCAGCGTCCCTCCGCACGCTCCTCGAACAGACCGAGTCGTGCTATCGCCGAAAACAGCGATTGAACCTGTACGCAACGCTCTACGAGAACGTCAACACTGACGAAGAACGGGCCGACGACTTACTTCGACAGTTTCGAGAGCTCGAATCGGAGTTCGAACCTGTCGTCTCGGGCGTTCGCCGTTGCCTCCGGGAGACCGACGACGACCGTCTCGACGCCTACGTCGCCGAATTGAACGACTACCGACGATACGCCGAGCATCTCCGAGCGCAAGCCGAGCGAGTGCGGTCACCAGACGCCGAGGACGCCATCGCGGCCCACGGCGAGGTTCGTTCCGCTCCGACTAGAATCATCGAAGCAGTCCGAAACGAGGACTTCGACCCACCGAGCGTCGAACGCCCCGATGGTGAGACGGTCGAACTCGGATACGGCAGTTACCGCGAGGAGATAACCCACTCGAATCGAGAGTATCGGCGGCGGGTGTACGAAGCCTATCGCGGCGAGTTCGACCGATTCGAACACGTCCTCTCGCGGGCGTTCGCGGAGAAGCTTGCCGCCGCAGAAACGGAGGCGGACGTTCGGGGATACGACTCCGTCCGAGACCGCGACTTCCGTGACACCTACCCCGAGAACGGTCTCGAACCGAGTTTCCCCGGCGAGGTCCACGAGGCGATGTTGAGTGCGGTGCAAGCGAATCTCGGGCCGTACCACCGCGCACAGGAGATTCGATGCGAGCGACTCGGCGTCGAGTCCCTCCAACCGTGGGACCTCAACGTCTCAATCGCGGACGCCCCGGAGCCAGAGATTCCGTACGAGGAGGCGAAATTGGACATCCTCGACGCGCTCGCACCCCTCGGTGACGACTACGTGAGTCGGACCAGCGACTTCTTCGAGGAGCGGCGCATCGACGTGTATCCCACGCAGAACAAGCGCACGGACATCCCGGCGTACTGCCCCTCGTCTTCGGCGGATGGCGCGTTCGTGTTGGCGAACTACCGCGAGGACGTGCGTACCGCGTCCTACGTCTGCCACGAACTCGGTCACGCACTCAACGTCTCGTACCACAGTGAGAAACCGACCAGAGACGCGACCTGCCCGCACGCAATCTGCGAGATTCCGTCGATTCTCCACGAGATTCTGCTGGTCGAACACTGGATGCGGGAGGGCGGTGCGCTCGCAGACTACGCCGAGAACCGACTGCTCAGTTTGCTCGGCGGAAACTTCTACAACGCCGCGATGTACTCGACGTTCGTCCACCGACTCGCGGGAGTCGTCGAAGAGAGTGACGACCTCTCCGCGGAACGCATCCGGAACACCTACGCAGAACTGTTGGGAGAGTTTCGGCCGGAAGTGGACTACGACGACCGTGCGGGCCGGAACTGGCTCGGGTGGGGGACGCGCGTGCCCTACTGTAGCTTCCAGTACGTGTTAGGCGCGACTGGCGCGCTGGTCGTCCGCGACAGACTCCGAGAGGGAAGCCTCTCGCCTGAACAGTACCACGACTTCCTCCGAAACACTGGCAGTAAAAACCTCCTCGCGCAGTTCGAGACCGTCGGCATCGACGTGACGAGTTCGGCTCCCTACGAGCGAGCGGCAGAGACGTTCGCAGGCTATCTAGCCGAGTTCGACTGA
- a CDS encoding ribosome assembly factor SBDS: MIPLDEAVTARLESHGERFEVLVDPDAALAMKRGEFEGELEDVIAAEDVFENASRGDRPAEADLEEVFGTTDPLEIIPEVIDRGEIQITAEQRKEMQEKKHKQLINRIARNAVNPQMDNAPHPPDRIESALEETDFRIDPMVPVENQVDEALEALRPVIPIRFEEVTIAVQVPADYAGSAQARIRQFGELEREEWQNDGSWVGVLTFPAGLQNDFYDLVNEHTSGEAETRIVKDEDDLKTR, encoded by the coding sequence ATGATACCACTCGATGAGGCAGTGACCGCACGCCTGGAATCCCACGGCGAGCGGTTCGAGGTACTCGTAGACCCGGACGCCGCGCTCGCGATGAAGCGCGGCGAGTTCGAGGGCGAACTGGAAGACGTCATCGCGGCCGAGGACGTCTTCGAGAACGCGAGTCGCGGCGACCGACCCGCGGAAGCAGACCTCGAAGAGGTGTTCGGCACGACGGACCCGCTCGAAATCATCCCGGAGGTCATCGATCGCGGGGAGATACAGATTACCGCCGAACAGCGCAAGGAGATGCAGGAGAAGAAGCACAAACAGCTCATCAACCGCATCGCGCGCAACGCGGTCAACCCGCAGATGGACAACGCGCCCCACCCGCCGGACCGCATCGAGAGTGCGCTCGAAGAGACGGACTTCCGCATCGACCCGATGGTTCCGGTCGAAAATCAGGTGGACGAAGCACTCGAAGCACTCCGGCCGGTCATCCCGATTCGATTCGAGGAGGTCACTATCGCGGTGCAGGTGCCCGCCGACTACGCCGGGAGCGCCCAAGCGAGAATTCGGCAGTTCGGCGAACTCGAACGCGAAGAGTGGCAGAACGACGGGTCGTGGGTCGGCGTGCTGACGTTCCCCGCGGGGCTTCAGAACGACTTCTACGACCTCGTGAACGAACACACGAGCGGCGAGGCCGAGACCCGAATCGTCAAAGACGAAGACGACCTGAAGACCCGCTAA
- the gvpM gene encoding gas vesicle protein GvpM, translated as MKPQKDDHAVVDLLDALLAEGALLQADVILTVADVPLVGINLRAAIAGMATMREYGFFEAWDEEIRASGREAERSDCVGLDRTGERASRERRRGEPETTERGAVSEERDP; from the coding sequence GTGAAACCGCAGAAAGACGACCACGCCGTCGTGGACCTGCTCGACGCGCTCCTAGCGGAGGGCGCGCTCCTGCAAGCAGACGTGATACTCACCGTCGCAGACGTGCCACTGGTGGGAATAAACCTCCGTGCGGCCATCGCGGGGATGGCGACGATGCGGGAGTACGGCTTCTTCGAAGCGTGGGACGAAGAGATTCGAGCGAGCGGACGCGAGGCGGAGCGGTCCGACTGCGTGGGACTCGACAGGACCGGAGAACGAGCGAGTCGAGAACGTCGCCGCGGAGAGCCAGAGACGACCGAGCGCGGAGCAGTGTCGGAAGAACGCGACCCCTAG
- the gvpL gene encoding gas vesicle protein GvpL encodes MSLGRSDKSTDFETGRYLYCVVRSDDQAEFEADGVEDEPVYLVHSDGLAAVVHHCESLYDADDMERVREWLLDHQAVVDSVGEQFGTPLPFRFDTILTGDDEAVRGWLDESREDLEAYLTEFAGHWEYRVEITRTDDPELEDERLAELDAEIENADDGTAFLLEKQRARRETDLHRARDDEIAADARERLEPLSSEFEQATDPDEVASFSLLAHEDDETAIGDELDPVAARDGIEVKFTGPWPPYSFAPEL; translated from the coding sequence ATGAGTCTGGGCCGTTCCGACAAGTCGACCGACTTCGAGACTGGACGCTACCTCTACTGCGTCGTGAGAAGCGACGACCAAGCGGAGTTCGAGGCGGACGGGGTCGAAGACGAACCAGTGTACCTCGTCCACTCCGACGGTCTCGCGGCGGTCGTCCACCACTGCGAGTCGCTGTACGACGCGGACGACATGGAACGCGTTCGGGAGTGGTTGCTAGACCACCAGGCCGTCGTGGACTCGGTCGGCGAGCAGTTCGGGACGCCGCTACCGTTCCGGTTCGACACGATACTGACCGGCGACGACGAAGCGGTCAGGGGGTGGTTAGACGAGTCGCGCGAGGACCTCGAAGCGTACCTCACGGAGTTCGCGGGCCACTGGGAGTACCGCGTCGAAATCACCCGCACCGACGACCCCGAACTCGAAGACGAGCGACTGGCCGAACTCGACGCGGAAATCGAGAACGCGGACGACGGTACGGCCTTCCTGCTCGAAAAACAGCGAGCGCGCCGTGAGACCGACCTCCACAGAGCCAGAGACGACGAGATTGCCGCGGACGCCCGCGAGCGCCTCGAACCGCTCTCCAGCGAGTTCGAGCAGGCGACCGACCCCGACGAAGTCGCGTCGTTCTCTCTGCTCGCCCACGAAGACGACGAGACGGCTATCGGCGACGAACTAGACCCCGTGGCGGCCCGCGACGGCATCGAAGTCAAATTTACGGGACCGTGGCCGCCCTACTCGTTCGCTCCCGAACTATGA
- the gvpK gene encoding gas vesicle protein GvpK: MTTIELDGDGEDGDASSGLTALVVTVVDLLVDALEREAVRRMERDTLTDEDVERLGRQLAQLEAELEGLKEREGIDGDVEDLRGQLDGLVHDAIERIDEEPRTEGQR, encoded by the coding sequence ATGACGACGATCGAACTGGACGGCGACGGCGAGGACGGGGACGCGAGTTCGGGGCTGACCGCGCTCGTCGTGACCGTCGTCGATCTGCTGGTCGATGCACTCGAACGCGAGGCCGTCCGTCGAATGGAACGTGACACGCTGACCGACGAGGACGTGGAGCGACTGGGCCGTCAGTTAGCCCAGTTGGAAGCGGAGTTGGAAGGCCTGAAAGAACGCGAGGGCATCGACGGCGACGTCGAAGACCTTCGGGGGCAACTCGACGGACTCGTCCACGACGCTATCGAGCGGATAGACGAAGAGCCACGAACGGAGGGACAGCGATGA
- the gvpJ gene encoding gas vesicle protein GvpJ → MDETRPTRRQSDLADMLELLLDKGVVINADIAVTVGETELLGVKLRAAVASFETAAKYGMEFPDGTDMERVERAAGVEEIESDRPELDELEIEAAASEGESEENDEEAGHR, encoded by the coding sequence ATGGATGAGACGCGACCGACCAGACGGCAGAGCGACCTCGCGGACATGCTCGAACTCCTCTTGGACAAGGGCGTGGTCATCAACGCCGACATCGCGGTGACGGTCGGCGAGACCGAACTCCTCGGCGTGAAACTCCGGGCGGCCGTCGCGTCGTTCGAGACGGCGGCGAAGTACGGCATGGAGTTCCCCGACGGCACCGACATGGAGCGCGTCGAACGGGCCGCGGGAGTGGAGGAAATCGAGAGCGACCGGCCAGAACTGGACGAACTCGAAATCGAGGCGGCCGCGAGCGAGGGAGAGAGCGAGGAGAACGACGAGGAGGCGGGACACCGATGA
- the gvpH gene encoding gas vesicle protein GvpH produces MSHAPDDPHEPHDETTPSDRGKSAFGLRDGFRAFTDLLRVLDDAVEGEKKGRVESDRTTLDYGVSVGAAPDDRTKRRTRGSVKRRKRRTNERYHVTARREDDVFVVTADLPGVEEDELTVGFDDERETLVVAVEGRVVERVTVPWSDPTAEQSTLRNGVLEVRLDREDERA; encoded by the coding sequence GTGAGCCACGCTCCCGACGACCCGCACGAACCGCACGACGAAACGACTCCTTCCGACCGAGGTAAATCGGCCTTCGGTCTCCGTGACGGATTCCGCGCGTTCACGGACCTCCTGCGTGTGCTGGACGACGCCGTCGAGGGAGAGAAGAAGGGGCGCGTCGAAAGTGACAGAACGACCCTCGATTACGGCGTGAGCGTCGGCGCTGCTCCGGACGACCGGACGAAACGTCGAACTCGCGGGTCGGTCAAGCGGCGAAAGCGACGGACGAACGAACGCTATCACGTCACGGCGCGACGAGAAGACGACGTGTTCGTCGTGACCGCCGACCTTCCGGGCGTCGAAGAAGACGAACTGACCGTCGGGTTCGACGACGAGCGTGAGACACTCGTCGTGGCAGTCGAGGGACGGGTCGTCGAGCGCGTCACCGTCCCGTGGTCGGACCCGACGGCAGAGCAGAGCACGCTTCGAAACGGTGTCTTGGAGGTTCGACTCGACCGGGAGGACGAGCGAGCGTGA
- the gvpG gene encoding gas vesicle protein GvpG: MFVLDDLLVRPFVGLLDVLHTMALDEQYDTAAIKDNIKENRLLYELGELSEAEYERRDERLREELEFAERVHEELTSGKIEVKR; the protein is encoded by the coding sequence ATGTTCGTACTCGATGACCTGCTCGTCCGGCCCTTCGTCGGTCTGCTCGACGTGCTGCACACGATGGCGCTGGACGAGCAGTACGACACGGCGGCTATCAAAGACAACATCAAGGAGAACAGACTGCTGTACGAACTCGGCGAGTTGAGCGAAGCGGAGTACGAACGACGAGACGAGAGACTACGCGAGGAACTCGAGTTCGCAGAACGCGTCCACGAGGAACTGACGAGCGGTAAGATAGAGGTGAAACGATAG
- a CDS encoding GvpL/GvpF family gas vesicle protein: MSGTNLYVYGVYESDETDESELELDVDGVGGAEHVTTVSFRNLSALVSEIDTTDPEQTDENAQAHDDVLRAALEHEDEPTVVPMQFGMAFESARTLKNVLRGTRHSFTKALRDVSGTVELGVKVVNEEDVSIAESTVREVIDDHLEEPSVNRVENDQFSDRLLANEAYLVERDRRTEFDEAVADLEDELDGDAMVQYTGPWAPYNFVDIHIGARQ; the protein is encoded by the coding sequence GTGTCAGGAACGAATCTCTACGTCTACGGCGTCTACGAGAGCGACGAAACCGACGAGTCGGAACTGGAGTTAGATGTCGATGGGGTCGGTGGCGCGGAGCACGTCACGACCGTCTCGTTTCGGAACCTCTCGGCACTGGTGTCGGAGATAGACACGACCGACCCCGAGCAGACCGACGAGAACGCACAGGCACACGACGACGTGCTTCGGGCCGCCCTCGAGCACGAGGACGAACCGACCGTCGTTCCCATGCAGTTCGGGATGGCGTTCGAGAGCGCGCGGACGCTGAAGAACGTCCTCAGAGGAACCCGCCACTCGTTCACGAAGGCGCTCCGAGACGTGTCCGGTACCGTCGAACTCGGCGTGAAGGTCGTCAACGAGGAGGACGTGTCGATAGCCGAATCGACCGTCAGAGAAGTAATCGACGACCACCTCGAAGAGCCGAGCGTCAATCGCGTCGAGAACGACCAGTTCAGCGACCGACTGCTCGCCAACGAGGCCTACCTCGTCGAGCGTGACCGGCGCACGGAGTTCGACGAGGCGGTCGCCGACCTCGAAGACGAACTGGACGGTGACGCGATGGTACAGTACACTGGGCCGTGGGCACCCTACAACTTCGTAGACATCCACATCGGCGCGAGACAGTGA
- the gvpA gene encoding gas vesicle protein GvpA, which translates to MATRQQPNASSLAEVLDRILDKGVVVDVWARISVVGIELLTVEARVVAASVDTFLHYAEEIAKIEQASASGDIDDLEELEVETEA; encoded by the coding sequence ATGGCAACCAGACAGCAACCGAACGCGTCGAGTCTCGCGGAAGTTCTCGACCGGATCCTCGACAAAGGTGTCGTCGTGGACGTATGGGCGCGGATATCTGTGGTCGGCATCGAGTTGCTGACAGTCGAAGCGCGCGTCGTCGCCGCGTCTGTCGATACGTTCCTGCACTACGCAGAGGAGATAGCGAAGATAGAGCAAGCCAGTGCCTCCGGGGACATCGACGACCTCGAAGAGTTAGAGGTCGAAACGGAGGCGTAA
- the gvpN gene encoding gas vesicle protein GvpN, with translation MSDSGRKRKVRGTKIRSDREQKETRNVAEETSAETAAKIGDRMSRSDDAPSPDVGGEPFVETDEIARYRERVQRWLAAEEPVHLVGPSGCGKTALALEVARNRDRPVVWMNGDADLDTEDLVGAYAGKESYTERDGFVSDVVKKKEVVRDRWVDNPLTVAVREGATLVYNEFSRSKPAANNVLLSVFEEGVLELPGQRGEDRQVEAHPDFRTILTSNSAEYAGVHEPQDALLDRLVAVHLGRYSPETETEIVAAHTELPRERVETVVEAMCELREDDEIPVPVSIRATITAAKGLDAFPDDESLGDLCADVLAAHATTTDDAASLRDQITDLL, from the coding sequence ATGAGTGATTCCGGTCGCAAACGAAAGGTTCGCGGGACGAAGATACGGTCAGACCGCGAACAGAAGGAGACCCGAAACGTCGCCGAGGAGACGAGCGCCGAAACTGCGGCGAAAATTGGTGACCGAATGTCCCGGAGCGACGACGCTCCGTCACCCGACGTTGGCGGCGAACCGTTCGTGGAAACGGACGAGATAGCTCGCTACCGGGAACGGGTCCAGCGTTGGCTCGCGGCCGAGGAACCGGTTCACCTCGTCGGCCCGTCCGGGTGTGGGAAGACGGCGCTCGCACTCGAAGTCGCGCGTAATCGTGACCGACCGGTCGTCTGGATGAACGGCGACGCGGACCTCGACACCGAAGACCTCGTTGGCGCGTACGCGGGCAAGGAATCGTACACCGAACGTGACGGCTTCGTCAGCGACGTAGTGAAGAAAAAGGAGGTCGTCCGCGACCGATGGGTCGATAACCCGCTGACCGTCGCGGTACGAGAAGGTGCGACACTCGTCTACAACGAGTTCTCGCGGTCGAAACCCGCGGCGAACAACGTCCTGTTGTCGGTATTCGAGGAGGGCGTCCTCGAACTTCCGGGCCAACGCGGTGAAGACCGACAGGTCGAAGCCCACCCCGATTTTCGGACGATACTCACCTCGAACTCTGCGGAGTACGCGGGTGTCCACGAACCGCAGGACGCCCTGCTCGACCGTCTCGTCGCCGTCCATCTCGGTCGGTACAGCCCCGAGACCGAGACGGAAATCGTCGCGGCCCACACCGAACTGCCTCGCGAGCGAGTCGAGACGGTCGTGGAGGCGATGTGCGAACTCCGAGAGGACGACGAGATACCCGTCCCAGTCAGCATCCGCGCGACTATCACTGCCGCGAAGGGTCTCGACGCGTTTCCCGACGACGAATCGCTAGGCGACCTCTGTGCGGACGTGCTCGCCGCACACGCCACTACTACCGACGACGCAGCGTCGCTGCGCGATCAAATTACCGACCTGCTATGA
- the gvpO gene encoding gas vesicle protein GvpO, which translates to MADAEDGYDELEDVPGVGPETAEALRAAGFESVEDLRTASVEELTDADGVGEARASELTDELRQKGPDDVGTDGGVTADVSATEATLDEDDSGESFGLLDARDTVEEVADALIDDPLDSIIELERGDDGWFAVVEVVERSAVPDTQDILGRYEIDLDTSGSVTAYRLTDRYRRGEVSG; encoded by the coding sequence ATGGCCGATGCTGAAGACGGCTACGACGAGTTGGAAGACGTTCCCGGGGTCGGACCTGAAACTGCCGAGGCGCTGCGAGCGGCGGGTTTCGAGTCCGTCGAAGACCTCCGAACGGCGAGCGTCGAGGAACTCACCGACGCCGACGGTGTCGGCGAGGCGCGCGCTTCGGAACTGACAGACGAACTCCGACAGAAGGGACCTGACGATGTCGGAACCGACGGCGGCGTCACAGCGGACGTGTCGGCGACCGAAGCGACCCTTGACGAGGACGATTCCGGTGAATCGTTCGGACTCCTCGACGCTCGCGACACCGTCGAAGAAGTCGCTGACGCGCTCATCGACGACCCGCTCGACAGCATCATCGAACTCGAACGCGGAGACGACGGCTGGTTCGCCGTCGTAGAAGTGGTAGAACGAAGTGCGGTACCCGACACCCAAGACATCCTCGGTCGGTACGAAATCGACCTCGATACGTCGGGGTCGGTGACGGCCTATCGGTTGACGGACCGATACCGGCGGGGAGAAGTCTCGGGGTGA